CACCGTTATTTCCTGAACTGTGTGAACATCGGTATGACGGCCGATATCATGAACCTGCGCCGACAGACCAGAAAACTGTTCGGCTCACGAATGCTGTCTTTCCTGTCGTCGTTGGTAGTGATGCTGTTCCACCGCATGGACTATAAGATGTTACTGAAAATAAACAGTGATGTGGTTGACCGTAAGGTGATGACGGTGTGTGTGGGTAATGGCCCCGGTTATGGACAAACCCACAGTGCTGTGCCTTACAACGGCTTGCTTGACGTGTCGGTAGTATATACTCCGGAGGCTATACAAATACTGTCGGGTCTTTGGCTGTTAATCACTGGACGTTTTTTGAACCATCGCTCCGTGCACCCTTATCGCACACGCGAGGTGGTGGTTGAAGAAGCCAAGAAAGCCCTTGTAGGAGTAGATGGACGACTCATGAAAACTCCTGTAGGCGGATACAGAATACAAGTAGAACAGGAGGTCATCAATTTCCTGATTCCTAATT
The sequence above is a segment of the Prevotella sp. E9-3 genome. Coding sequences within it:
- a CDS encoding diacylglycerol kinase family protein, with translation MAVESTRWGILFCPKAGVANKRKRWERLRQVLDTKGVSYDVVHSESSDSVERLVTMLISNGYKTIIIVGGDSALNDAVNCLMKEEKIVRDEIALGVIPNGVMNDFARFWNYDENNDEQTVDWLVKRHVRKIDVGCIRYTNKANERCHRYFLNCVNIGMTADIMNLRRQTRKLFGSRMLSFLSSLVVMLFHRMDYKMLLKINSDVVDRKVMTVCVGNGPGYGQTHSAVPYNGLLDVSVVYTPEAIQILSGLWLLITGRFLNHRSVHPYRTREVVVEEAKKALVGVDGRLMKTPVGGYRIQVEQEVINFLIPN